In Mycolicibacterium nivoides, the DNA window GAGGGTGTACAAGGGAACTTCCGAACAGTCTCTGGGTGAGCGCATCTATTCGGGCGAATTGACTCTTGACAGTGGATATCTAGCGGTAGGAAATTCCGAGGATACTATCGCCAAGTGCCCTTTTGAGCTCGGTGAAACGATCCACCTCCAGATCTTTGCGGACAGGCCGTCAGCAGCGCGCGAGGTCAACGTTCTGATAGATCCCAAATGATCATGGCCGGCTGGCCGTGCGCAGTTGGGCTGAAATACCCGTAGCTGGGAAGCCAGATGGTGGGGCGGGCGGGGCTCGAACCCGCGACCTAGGGATTATGAGTCCCCAGCTCTGACCAACTGAGCTACCGCCCCCGGCGCATCTGCGCGGCAATATGGTCGCACACGCCGCAGGCACAGACGCCAATCAGGGGCCGCAGGCAGGCTTGTCGCGGCTACGCTCACCCCCATGATCCGCTTTCTGCTGCGCATCGCGATCTTCCTGGGTTCATCGGCCATCGGCTTACTCGTCGCCGCGTGGCTGGTTCCCGGGGTCTCGGTGTCGGCATGGGGCTTCGTCACCGCGGTGGTGATCTTCGCCGTCGCACAGGCGATCCTGTCGCCGTTCTTCCTCAAGATGGCCAGCCGCTACGCGTCGGCGTTCCTGGGCGGAATCGGGCTGGTCTCGACCCTGGTCGCGCTGATCCTGGCCTCGGTTCTCACCCACGGCCTCAGCATCCGCGGCATCGGCTCCTGGATCGCCGCCACCGTGGTGGTCTGGCTCGTCACGGCCGTGGCGACGGTGGTGTTGCCGGTGCTGTTCGTCAAGAAGAAGGTCGCCTCGAAGTAGCGCTCGTCGGTGGGATCATGGCGGACGTGCCTTCTCACGCGTTCGCCTCGGACAATGCCGCGCCCGCACACCCGAAGGTGATCGACGCGATCGTCGCGGCCAACGACGGCGCCGTCGCGTCCTACGGGAACGATCCCGTCACCCAGCGCGCGGCCGAGGCCATCAAGACGGCGTTCGACTCCCCCGGCGCCGAGGTGCTGTTCGCACTCACCGGCACGGCGGCCAACATCATCGCGCTCGCCACCGCGGTGCGGCCGTGGCAGGAGATCCTGTGCAGCGATATCGCGCACTCACTGGTTGACGAGGCCGGCGGACCG includes these proteins:
- a CDS encoding phage holin family protein, with protein sequence MIRFLLRIAIFLGSSAIGLLVAAWLVPGVSVSAWGFVTAVVIFAVAQAILSPFFLKMASRYASAFLGGIGLVSTLVALILASVLTHGLSIRGIGSWIAATVVVWLVTAVATVVLPVLFVKKKVASK